The following are encoded together in the Tepidiforma bonchosmolovskayae genome:
- a CDS encoding glycosyltransferase: protein MASDDGLAGVGVPGAVRLAARAGAMIRRLAGRTSGAVTRALRNDRGVLIYLAAVGANTAWNLRRTPVLDGGARPAAWRPAVAVLVPARNEERGIGRCVRSLLAQEWEALRVIVLDDGSTDRTADILARLQQEDGRLTVLRGSPLPDGWLGKPWACAQLAEAAADAELLVFADADTWHAPGMVAAVAAAMERERLDLLSVVPRQELGGAWERWTVPLIPWALMTHLSPAGAQRFGLAFAAGAVGQVLAFRREAYGRLGGHAAVRSAAAEDVAFARLATRAGLRWRVASGREVSACRMYRGRSEALAGLEKNLFPAMGGRTVPYVLAWAWLLRAFTWPALALVIGAAAGRRRAAAAGGAELVLGAATWLAVARKFGLPLRLAAEGPLVAAAGAFAAVRSLAAWRGGRAEWKGRRLAG, encoded by the coding sequence GTGGCTTCTGACGACGGCCTCGCTGGCGTGGGCGTACCGGGCGCGGTTCGGCTGGCCGCCCGTGCGGGAGCGATGATCCGCCGGCTGGCCGGGCGCACCTCCGGAGCAGTGACGCGGGCGCTCCGCAACGACCGCGGTGTGCTCATCTACCTGGCGGCGGTAGGTGCGAACACGGCCTGGAACCTGCGGCGCACGCCGGTGCTGGACGGGGGCGCACGCCCGGCTGCGTGGAGGCCGGCCGTCGCGGTCCTGGTGCCGGCCCGGAACGAGGAGCGGGGAATCGGGCGGTGCGTGCGTTCGCTGCTGGCGCAGGAGTGGGAGGCGCTGCGGGTGATCGTTCTCGACGACGGTTCGACCGACAGAACGGCGGACATTCTCGCGCGGCTCCAGCAGGAGGACGGACGGCTGACCGTGCTTCGCGGGAGCCCACTGCCCGACGGGTGGCTGGGGAAACCGTGGGCCTGCGCGCAGCTGGCGGAGGCCGCGGCCGATGCGGAGCTGCTGGTGTTCGCGGACGCGGACACGTGGCACGCGCCGGGGATGGTCGCTGCCGTGGCTGCGGCGATGGAGCGGGAGCGGCTGGACCTGCTTTCGGTGGTGCCGCGGCAGGAGCTCGGCGGCGCGTGGGAGCGGTGGACGGTGCCGCTGATCCCGTGGGCGCTGATGACGCACCTCTCGCCGGCCGGAGCGCAGCGGTTCGGGCTGGCATTCGCGGCGGGCGCCGTCGGGCAGGTGCTTGCCTTCCGGCGGGAGGCGTACGGCCGGCTGGGCGGCCACGCTGCGGTCCGGAGTGCGGCGGCAGAGGATGTGGCGTTCGCCCGGCTGGCAACGCGCGCGGGCCTGCGGTGGCGGGTTGCGTCGGGCCGCGAGGTGAGCGCGTGCCGGATGTACCGGGGCCGGAGCGAGGCTCTGGCGGGGCTGGAGAAGAACCTGTTCCCGGCGATGGGCGGGCGGACCGTGCCCTACGTGCTGGCCTGGGCCTGGCTGCTGCGGGCGTTCACGTGGCCGGCGCTCGCGCTGGTAATCGGCGCCGCTGCCGGGCGGCGGCGCGCCGCGGCGGCCGGTGGGGCCGAACTCGTCCTTGGGGCGGCGACCTGGCTGGCCGTCGCGCGGAAATTCGGGCTGCCGCTTCGGCTGGCGGCCGAGGGACCGCTGGTCGCCGCTGCAGGGGCGTTTGCGGCGGTGCGGTCGCTGGCGGCGTGGCGGGGCGGGCGGGCTGAATGGAAAGGACGGCGGCTGGCGGGGTAG
- a CDS encoding glycerol-3-phosphate acyltransferase, whose product MRGGWALAGYALGALPFAAWAARLRGADIRAVGDGNPGAANAWKGGGRLAGAAAAVADWAKGAAPVALALRRGTRGPELVAAAVAPVLGHRTSPLLGGRGGKGLAATFGAWTALGGPWSALAFGAALALGHGVLHLREGWAVAAGAPALLVAALLNRPQRRAESFAAWLLTTASLAWAYRARFGWPPVRER is encoded by the coding sequence ATGAGGGGAGGATGGGCGCTGGCGGGGTACGCGCTCGGGGCGCTGCCGTTCGCGGCATGGGCGGCGCGGCTGCGCGGCGCGGATATCCGGGCGGTGGGCGATGGGAACCCGGGCGCGGCCAACGCCTGGAAGGGAGGAGGACGTCTGGCCGGTGCGGCCGCTGCCGTGGCCGACTGGGCGAAGGGGGCGGCTCCGGTGGCGCTCGCGCTGCGGCGGGGGACGCGCGGCCCGGAGCTGGTCGCTGCGGCGGTGGCGCCCGTGCTCGGGCACCGGACGAGCCCGCTACTGGGCGGGCGGGGCGGGAAGGGGCTGGCCGCCACATTCGGGGCCTGGACGGCGCTCGGCGGGCCGTGGTCTGCGCTGGCGTTCGGGGCCGCGCTGGCGCTCGGGCACGGGGTGCTGCACCTGCGGGAAGGGTGGGCAGTGGCGGCGGGCGCGCCGGCGCTGCTGGTTGCGGCGCTCCTCAACCGGCCGCAACGGCGGGCGGAGTCGTTCGCGGCGTGGCTTCTGACGACGGCCTCGCTGGCGTGGGCGTACCGGGCGCGGTTCGGCTGGCCGCCCGTGCGGGAGCGATGA
- a CDS encoding class F sortase, which produces MVVRPALGAALILAAAFLPGAYRLPAPAAAGPGEAPPFAAGLRYIGRDPLTGLPDRVDDRFIAAAERAIERYGRDAGEPVPPPPPGAVDVAALAIPAIGIDGAPIRRFGLDAYGRLDVPQDTVTVGWNPAYTSLPGTGGSTFFAAHFEYRGRPGVFARLAALRHGDRVEVTLTDGSVHTYRVVSVVDYALAAIDMGAILRGLEGRESVVLMTCSGPANEGEYAFRTVVLAERAD; this is translated from the coding sequence ATGGTCGTCCGGCCCGCCCTCGGCGCTGCCCTCATCCTGGCAGCAGCGTTCCTGCCCGGCGCATATCGCCTGCCCGCGCCAGCCGCCGCCGGCCCGGGAGAGGCGCCGCCCTTCGCTGCCGGCCTCCGCTACATCGGCCGCGACCCCCTCACCGGCCTTCCCGACCGCGTCGATGACCGCTTCATCGCCGCGGCCGAGCGCGCCATCGAACGCTACGGCAGGGACGCGGGCGAGCCGGTTCCGCCCCCGCCGCCGGGCGCAGTCGATGTGGCCGCCCTCGCCATCCCGGCTATCGGCATCGACGGAGCGCCCATCCGCCGCTTCGGCCTCGATGCCTACGGCCGGCTCGATGTCCCGCAGGACACCGTGACCGTCGGCTGGAACCCCGCCTACACCAGTCTGCCCGGCACCGGAGGCAGCACCTTTTTCGCCGCGCACTTCGAATACCGCGGGCGACCCGGGGTCTTCGCCCGCCTTGCTGCGCTCCGCCACGGCGACCGCGTCGAGGTGACCCTCACCGACGGCTCGGTCCACACCTATCGCGTCGTCTCCGTCGTCGACTATGCCCTGGCCGCCATCGACATGGGCGCTATCCTCCGCGGCCTCGAGGGCCGGGAAAGCGTGGTCCTCATGACCTGCAGCGGCCCCGCGAACGAAGGCGAGTACGCCTTCCGCACCGTCGTGCTCGCCGAACGGGCCGACTGA